The following coding sequences lie in one Deltaproteobacteria bacterium genomic window:
- a CDS encoding aminoacyl-tRNA hydrolase has translation MADAAPWLLVGLGNPGAKYAGHRHNVGFMAVERWADRFATPGADGWREKFHARTVTLSTPFGRVVVLEPQTYMNRSGQSVGAAAGFFHVPPKQVVVVHDEIDFVLGRVAVKQGGGHGGHNGLRDIIPALGSAEFVRVRMGVGRPVHGEVADWVLSDFGASERAIELPSMLDRAEQAITAILRDGVQAAMLATNTKGTGQA, from the coding sequence GTGGCCGACGCGGCGCCATGGCTGTTGGTGGGCCTCGGCAACCCCGGGGCCAAGTACGCCGGCCATCGCCACAACGTCGGCTTCATGGCCGTCGAGCGCTGGGCCGATCGTTTCGCGACGCCCGGCGCCGATGGCTGGCGCGAGAAGTTCCACGCCCGCACCGTGACGCTGTCGACACCGTTCGGGCGCGTGGTCGTGCTCGAGCCGCAGACGTACATGAACCGCTCGGGCCAGAGCGTCGGGGCGGCGGCGGGGTTCTTCCACGTGCCGCCCAAGCAGGTCGTCGTGGTCCACGACGAGATCGACTTCGTGCTCGGTCGCGTGGCCGTCAAGCAGGGCGGCGGCCATGGCGGGCACAACGGCCTGCGCGACATCATCCCCGCGCTGGGGTCCGCCGAATTCGTGCGGGTTCGCATGGGTGTCGGTCGTCCGGTCCACGGTGAGGTCGCCGACTGGGTGCTGTCGGACTTCGGCGCCAGCGAACGCGCGATCGAGCTGCCGTCGATGTTGGATCGGGCCGAGCAGGCCATCACGGCGATCCTCCGGGACGGCGTCCAGGCCGCGATGTTGGCGACCAACACCAAGGGCACCGGGCAGGCCTGA
- a CDS encoding 50S ribosomal protein L25, with translation MSQTYGVLEVDLRVPDGKGGVRRLRRAGKFPAVVYGRGGESVSIAIDPHSYLRATDPKMGYNTYFKLALKKDGKAAGEELCMITDIQRDSLRDAVVHIDFMRVDPEKEVVRPVPVRVIGRAAGMVKGGRVDITRRTVHVAAKPAHVPAEIVLDVTPLDNGESIKMKDVKLDNARVDEHGELPLVICHLARAKAEDEVAAPAPGGKAAPAGKAAPAAKAAPAAKAPAKK, from the coding sequence ATGTCCCAGACCTACGGTGTCCTCGAAGTCGATCTCCGCGTCCCCGATGGCAAGGGCGGCGTCCGCCGTCTGCGTCGCGCGGGCAAGTTCCCGGCGGTGGTGTACGGCCGCGGCGGCGAGTCGGTCTCGATCGCGATCGATCCCCACTCGTACCTGCGCGCGACCGATCCGAAGATGGGCTACAACACCTACTTCAAGCTCGCGCTCAAGAAGGACGGCAAGGCCGCGGGCGAGGAGCTGTGCATGATCACCGACATCCAGCGCGACTCGCTGCGCGACGCCGTGGTGCACATCGACTTCATGCGCGTCGACCCCGAGAAGGAGGTCGTGCGCCCGGTGCCCGTGCGCGTGATCGGTCGCGCGGCCGGCATGGTCAAGGGCGGCCGGGTCGACATCACCCGCCGCACCGTGCACGTCGCCGCCAAGCCGGCCCACGTGCCCGCCGAGATCGTCCTCGACGTCACGCCGCTCGACAACGGCGAGTCGATCAAGATGAAGGACGTGAAGCTGGACAACGCCCGCGTCGACGAGCACGGCGAGCTGCCGCTGGTGATCTGCCACCTCGCGCGCGCCAAGGCCGAGGACGAGGTCGCGGCCCCGGCCCCCGGTGGCAAGGCTGCTCCGGCGGGCAAGGCTGCGCCCGCCGCCAAGGCTGCACCCGCCGCCAAGGCGCCCGCCAAGAAGTAG
- a CDS encoding serine/threonine protein kinase, translated as MSNRETDPRSGETRAETLDGVPIVGEPSPPPRFGRYTLIRRLGEGGMGTVWSAYDDTLDRRVAIKVVSGAHRSERSRDRMLREAKALARVNHPNVVQVFEVGELEQGLFVAMEYVVGDSLRQWLTGERQFHEVLAMFLQAARGLAAVHEAKLVHRDFKPDNVMIGDDGRVRLVDFGIAKQEAGPELEAVALPEDARAEISIDRITRTGEFIGTPMYMSPEQLRGLSVDARSDQFGFCVSLFRAAYHTLPFPGEKLGALAQNVFLGNTVDPPRPPGVPAGLRAILLRGLAVDPDARWPSMDALIQALERSLPRPGRQRRIAMGVATVAVLGGVAWASRAREPGCDGGPEQLAPLWNPARADALRSAFADADAETTFDHVEGALGRFVQTWLGQHRDACMAHRRGEQSAPLLDRRMACLERRRRELGALLAEFDQFDVGLVRAAPDAVSRLASPEQCGDLERLAEDGGPAPRPEDAARIDAARTELERARAQERAGRAPRARETLEAVRAEVLAIDHPPLLFDFYLLLADLDRFDGRLAQSQAALETAFKLAVVHGLEHGASDVSVGMVALVGAEQGRFADVDAWVRVADAWLERIGDPPLSRVTLLEAQAAIDERANRLEQARTRLEEALAMLAGEDHHEALRSLAISHNELGLVLHRLHLWREAEAALRQSREEWIELLGPDHPITTDAFNNLGSLFLDENRPDAAEAAFREALVARERIFGRDHPKVAHVLHNLGTTAAKRGDSRTALEFHTESLAILERNLGPDDPAVAVPLMAIGNCHTALGQPQAALPFLARALAIDETTLGPEHPEVAYDLHATASARNAMGEYEAARHDAARSLAIREGLGLDPRYLGESRIQLAVALRGLGRLDEARTQGERALAEYTANAEAADKIRAWLGTLGQPGIPAPL; from the coding sequence TTGTCGAACCGCGAGACCGACCCTCGATCGGGTGAGACCCGGGCCGAGACCCTCGATGGCGTGCCGATCGTCGGCGAGCCCTCGCCACCGCCCCGGTTCGGTCGCTACACCCTCATCCGCCGCCTCGGTGAAGGCGGCATGGGCACGGTGTGGTCGGCCTACGACGACACCCTCGATCGCCGCGTGGCGATCAAGGTGGTCTCGGGGGCCCATCGCTCGGAGCGCTCGCGCGATCGCATGCTGCGCGAGGCCAAGGCGCTCGCGCGCGTGAACCACCCCAACGTCGTGCAGGTGTTCGAGGTCGGTGAGCTCGAGCAGGGCCTGTTCGTCGCGATGGAGTACGTCGTCGGCGACAGCCTGCGGCAGTGGCTCACCGGTGAGCGCCAGTTCCACGAGGTGCTCGCGATGTTCCTGCAGGCGGCTCGCGGACTCGCGGCGGTGCACGAGGCCAAGCTGGTGCACCGCGACTTCAAGCCCGACAACGTCATGATCGGCGACGACGGGCGCGTGCGGCTGGTGGACTTCGGCATCGCCAAGCAAGAGGCCGGCCCCGAGCTCGAGGCGGTTGCGCTGCCCGAGGACGCGCGCGCCGAGATCTCGATCGATCGCATCACGCGAACCGGAGAGTTCATCGGCACGCCGATGTACATGTCGCCCGAGCAGCTGCGCGGGCTCAGCGTCGACGCGCGCTCCGACCAATTCGGCTTCTGTGTGTCGCTGTTCCGGGCCGCGTATCACACGCTGCCGTTCCCCGGCGAGAAGCTCGGTGCGCTGGCGCAGAACGTGTTCCTCGGCAACACCGTCGATCCGCCGCGGCCGCCCGGGGTCCCGGCTGGCCTGCGCGCGATCCTCCTGCGCGGGCTCGCGGTCGATCCGGATGCCCGCTGGCCGTCGATGGACGCGCTGATCCAGGCGCTCGAACGCTCGCTGCCGCGTCCGGGACGCCAGCGTCGCATCGCCATGGGCGTGGCGACGGTGGCGGTGCTGGGCGGGGTTGCGTGGGCCTCGCGCGCGCGCGAACCGGGCTGCGACGGCGGGCCGGAGCAGCTGGCCCCGCTGTGGAATCCCGCGCGGGCCGACGCACTCCGCAGCGCCTTCGCCGACGCCGACGCCGAGACGACCTTCGATCATGTCGAGGGTGCACTCGGCCGCTTCGTGCAGACATGGCTGGGCCAGCACCGCGACGCGTGCATGGCCCATCGCCGCGGCGAGCAGTCGGCACCGCTGCTCGATCGTCGCATGGCGTGTCTCGAGCGTCGTCGCCGAGAGCTCGGTGCGCTGCTCGCCGAGTTCGATCAGTTCGACGTCGGCCTGGTGCGCGCGGCTCCCGACGCCGTCAGTCGCCTGGCCTCGCCGGAGCAATGCGGCGATCTCGAACGGCTCGCCGAGGACGGCGGGCCCGCGCCGCGGCCCGAGGACGCAGCCCGCATCGATGCCGCGCGCACCGAGCTCGAGCGTGCGCGGGCGCAGGAGCGGGCCGGTCGCGCACCCCGTGCGCGCGAGACCCTCGAGGCGGTGCGTGCCGAGGTCCTCGCGATCGATCATCCGCCGCTGCTGTTCGACTTCTACCTCTTGCTCGCCGATCTCGATCGCTTCGACGGTCGACTCGCGCAGTCGCAGGCCGCGCTCGAGACCGCGTTCAAGCTGGCGGTGGTGCACGGCCTCGAGCATGGCGCCAGCGATGTCTCGGTGGGGATGGTTGCGCTGGTCGGCGCCGAGCAGGGCCGCTTCGCCGACGTCGACGCCTGGGTCCGCGTGGCCGATGCATGGCTGGAGCGCATCGGCGATCCGCCGCTGTCGCGCGTGACGCTGCTCGAGGCGCAGGCGGCGATCGACGAGCGCGCCAACCGACTCGAGCAGGCGCGCACACGGCTGGAGGAGGCGCTCGCCATGCTGGCGGGCGAGGACCACCACGAAGCGCTGCGTTCGCTGGCGATCTCGCACAACGAGCTGGGCCTGGTGCTGCATCGTCTGCACCTGTGGCGCGAGGCCGAGGCTGCGCTGCGGCAGTCCCGTGAAGAGTGGATCGAGCTGCTCGGCCCCGATCACCCCATCACCACCGATGCGTTCAACAACCTCGGCTCGCTGTTCCTCGACGAGAACCGTCCGGATGCCGCCGAGGCCGCATTCCGCGAGGCGCTGGTCGCCCGCGAGCGCATCTTCGGGCGCGACCATCCCAAGGTCGCGCACGTGCTGCACAACCTCGGCACCACCGCCGCGAAGCGCGGCGACTCTCGCACGGCGCTCGAGTTCCACACCGAGTCACTCGCGATCCTCGAGCGCAACCTCGGGCCCGACGATCCCGCCGTCGCGGTGCCGCTGATGGCGATCGGCAACTGTCACACCGCGCTGGGCCAGCCGCAGGCGGCGCTGCCGTTCCTCGCGCGGGCGTTGGCGATCGACGAGACCACGCTCGGGCCCGAGCATCCCGAGGTCGCCTACGATCTGCACGCGACCGCGTCGGCGCGCAACGCCATGGGCGAGTACGAGGCCGCCCGCCACGACGCCGCGCGCTCGCTCGCGATCCGCGAGGGACTCGGGCTCGATCCCCGCTACCTCGGCGAGTCGAGGATCCAGCTCGCGGTCGCGCTGCGGGGCCTGGGTCGCCTCGACGAGGCGCGCACACAGGGGGAGCGCGCGCTCGCCGAGTACACCGCGAACGCGGAGGCGGCCGACAAGATCCGCGCCTGGCTCGGGACCCTGGGGCAGCCGGGGATCCCAGCGCCGCTCTGA
- a CDS encoding lytic polysaccharide monooxygenase, whose translation MHIRLGHRLVLGLAAFGGVVVSPSIAGAHFVLQAPAANFEQSGLGDPQKAPPCGDNGTAVPTDMITAYQGGDTITITIDETVYHPGHYRIALAVNDPSELPAEPDVTPGDMFACGSAAIMDPPVFPVLADGVFEHTSAFDSPQSIDITLPNDVTCTNCTLQIIQFMSEHGLNNPGGCYYHHCANISITPSAGDTSGGGNDSGDSSGGSASASGTDGTTSATTDASASASASGSASATAGGESTGDATLGGGSGGTGGTDSAGSTDDDGGGCACTSAASRGPASGLVGLLGLFGLVGLRLRTRRR comes from the coding sequence GTGCACATTCGTCTGGGTCATCGGCTCGTTCTCGGTCTCGCTGCCTTCGGCGGGGTCGTCGTTTCCCCCTCGATCGCGGGCGCGCACTTCGTGCTGCAGGCACCGGCCGCGAACTTCGAGCAGAGCGGGTTGGGCGATCCCCAGAAGGCGCCGCCCTGCGGCGACAATGGCACCGCGGTCCCCACCGACATGATCACCGCCTATCAGGGCGGCGACACCATCACGATCACGATCGACGAGACGGTCTACCACCCCGGTCACTACCGCATCGCGCTGGCGGTCAACGACCCCAGCGAGCTGCCGGCGGAGCCCGACGTCACACCCGGCGACATGTTCGCCTGCGGCTCGGCGGCGATCATGGATCCGCCGGTGTTCCCGGTGCTGGCCGATGGCGTGTTCGAGCACACCAGCGCGTTCGACTCGCCGCAGTCGATCGACATCACGCTGCCCAACGACGTCACGTGCACCAACTGCACCCTGCAGATCATCCAGTTCATGTCGGAGCACGGCCTGAACAACCCCGGCGGTTGCTACTACCACCACTGCGCGAACATCTCGATCACGCCGTCGGCGGGCGATACCAGCGGCGGTGGCAACGACTCCGGTGACAGCAGCGGCGGCTCGGCCTCGGCGAGCGGCACCGACGGCACCACCTCCGCGACCACCGACGCCAGCGCCAGCGCGAGCGCCAGTGGCAGCGCGAGCGCGACCGCGGGCGGCGAGTCGACCGGCGATGCGACGCTCGGCGGTGGCAGCGGCGGCACCGGTGGCACTGATTCTGCCGGCTCGACCGACGACGACGGGGGCGGCTGCGCGTGCACGAGTGCGGCGTCGCGCGGACCGGCGTCGGGCCTCGTCGGCCTGCTGGGGCTGTTCGGACTGGTGGGCCTGCGCCTGCGGACGCGCCGTCGCTAG
- a CDS encoding DUF3450 family protein, which translates to MLHWPRIVASLLLCLPLAAQAAGTTDEAVVALRVEVERLAGELAQVRAEQTEQLAALRAERVELARALRAARSRNAQLRELQAQDAARDEAEITAAARGRAPALAAIAAVREHVRASLPFARADREAELDRIEASLQVSEPDLGRAMQRLWRFVEQDLALAGEIELGQQVVTTAGDEQLAEVLRIGMAVMYVRTQAGAVAWTRHDGTTWRIEPIDDPAMAREVLALFDAYHDNRGFGPAVLPLPRETLQPGGTP; encoded by the coding sequence ATGCTGCACTGGCCACGAATCGTCGCTTCGCTGCTGTTGTGCCTGCCGTTGGCGGCCCAAGCCGCCGGTACCACCGACGAAGCCGTGGTCGCGCTGCGCGTCGAGGTCGAGCGACTCGCCGGTGAGCTCGCGCAGGTGCGGGCCGAGCAGACCGAGCAGCTCGCGGCGCTGCGGGCCGAGCGGGTCGAGCTCGCGCGAGCGCTCCGGGCGGCGCGCTCCCGCAACGCGCAGCTGCGCGAGCTGCAGGCGCAGGACGCCGCGCGCGACGAGGCCGAGATCACCGCGGCGGCCCGCGGTCGTGCACCGGCGCTGGCGGCGATCGCCGCGGTGCGCGAGCACGTGCGAGCCTCGCTGCCGTTCGCGCGAGCCGATCGCGAGGCCGAGCTCGATCGCATCGAGGCCTCCCTGCAGGTCAGCGAACCCGATCTCGGGCGCGCGATGCAGCGACTGTGGCGGTTCGTCGAGCAGGACCTCGCGCTGGCCGGAGAGATCGAGCTCGGCCAGCAGGTGGTCACGACCGCGGGCGACGAGCAGCTCGCCGAGGTGCTGCGCATCGGCATGGCCGTGATGTACGTGCGCACGCAGGCTGGCGCGGTGGCGTGGACTCGCCACGACGGCACCACGTGGCGCATCGAACCCATCGACGATCCCGCGATGGCGCGCGAGGTGCTCGCGCTGTTCGACGCCTACCACGACAACCGCGGCTTCGGCCCCGCCGTGCTGCCGTTGCCGCGCGAGACGCTGCAGCCGGGGGGCACGCCATGA
- a CDS encoding MotA/TolQ/ExbB proton channel family protein, with protein MIVGLLAAQLTVAVYSAPPSLEAARTDELEALRTERDGLRKAVDDAASGAKAAIRSAEAEVEQLTRELAGVQLDNAARERSLPASERTRAGATQQRQLAELQQQQAGWLELHQAAPVAGEADDLERLPRLFEAVLRHADRAARARIESDATWFDVDGSARHGAVLRVGELAAVAWDDAAQPLVDTPQGLQAAAGVTGARIDGSDGVRVRVVLQDPDVATDPRAWLAPDWRQTMDRGGPLMWVLLGFGVLAALVAIERLLAVGWIALRWRAAVRRLEAAVRLPAAQRDAALAAERDPIATPLVVVLAPAAHADRSAIEELATQAVIGIRERLYRRLSLLSLAAAVAPLAGLLGTVNGMITTFSVVTSKGTSDAQQLAGGISEALLTTQFGLAVAIPALVVHALLLRGARRVLVAIEQAVLQHIHGIAGGHEHHHGHEHGAFADAVAPRDGVEDA; from the coding sequence ATGATCGTCGGACTGCTCGCCGCGCAGCTGACCGTCGCGGTGTACTCGGCACCGCCGTCGCTCGAGGCCGCCCGTACCGACGAGCTCGAGGCGCTCCGGACGGAGCGCGATGGTCTGCGCAAGGCGGTCGACGACGCGGCATCCGGCGCCAAGGCGGCGATCCGCAGCGCCGAGGCCGAGGTCGAGCAGCTCACGCGCGAGCTCGCCGGCGTGCAGCTCGACAACGCCGCCCGCGAGCGCTCGTTGCCGGCGAGCGAGCGCACCCGCGCCGGCGCGACGCAGCAGCGCCAGCTCGCCGAGCTGCAGCAACAACAGGCCGGCTGGCTCGAGCTCCACCAGGCCGCGCCGGTCGCGGGCGAGGCCGACGATCTCGAGCGACTGCCGCGGCTGTTCGAGGCGGTGCTGCGCCACGCCGATCGAGCCGCGCGCGCGCGGATCGAGTCCGACGCGACGTGGTTCGACGTCGATGGCAGCGCTCGACACGGCGCGGTGCTGCGCGTGGGGGAGCTGGCCGCGGTCGCGTGGGACGACGCTGCGCAGCCGCTGGTCGACACTCCGCAGGGGCTGCAGGCCGCGGCGGGCGTAACGGGTGCGCGGATCGACGGCAGCGACGGCGTGCGCGTGCGGGTGGTGCTGCAGGATCCCGACGTCGCGACCGACCCGCGCGCGTGGCTGGCCCCCGACTGGCGCCAGACCATGGATCGCGGCGGCCCGCTGATGTGGGTGCTGCTGGGCTTCGGCGTGCTGGCAGCGTTGGTGGCGATCGAGCGCCTGCTCGCCGTGGGCTGGATCGCGCTGCGGTGGCGCGCCGCGGTGCGACGCCTCGAGGCCGCGGTGAGGCTGCCGGCCGCGCAACGCGACGCAGCGCTCGCAGCCGAGCGCGATCCGATCGCCACGCCGTTGGTGGTGGTGCTGGCCCCGGCCGCCCACGCCGATCGCAGCGCGATCGAGGAGCTCGCGACCCAGGCGGTGATCGGCATCCGCGAGCGGCTCTACCGACGGCTGTCGCTGCTGTCGCTGGCCGCCGCGGTCGCACCGCTCGCCGGCCTGCTCGGCACCGTCAACGGCATGATCACCACCTTCTCGGTGGTCACGAGCAAGGGCACCTCCGACGCCCAGCAACTCGCCGGTGGCATCTCCGAGGCGCTGCTGACCACGCAGTTCGGGCTCGCGGTGGCGATCCCGGCGCTGGTCGTGCACGCACTGCTGCTGCGGGGCGCGAGACGTGTGCTGGTCGCGATCGAGCAAGCAGTGCTGCAGCACATCCATGGCATCGCCGGCGGGCACGAGCACCATCACGGGCACGAGCACGGTGCCTTCGCCGACGCGGTCGCCCCCCGCGACGGGGTCGAGGACGCATGA
- a CDS encoding MotA/TolQ/ExbB proton channel family protein — MSAVLDAALADARTVIAAGGWISWALVGISVMLWTIVVLRALELRRGVRGPLRDALLSSPTAAPRGVIDRFVQRAAAALARPGGCHHDLDRWTMHEIDRTESFGAVLNALVAAAPLLGLLGTVAGMIETFASMHGSHHHSDESVAGGISIALVTTQLGLAIGIPGLIAARLLDRLAARRRRELQATRALLAARFDEGRAS; from the coding sequence ATGAGCGCGGTGCTCGACGCCGCGCTGGCCGACGCGCGCACGGTGATCGCGGCCGGCGGATGGATCTCGTGGGCACTGGTCGGCATCAGCGTGATGCTGTGGACCATCGTGGTGCTGCGCGCGCTCGAGCTGCGTCGGGGTGTCCGCGGGCCGCTGCGCGACGCGCTGCTGAGCTCGCCGACGGCGGCACCACGCGGGGTGATCGATCGCTTCGTGCAGCGTGCTGCCGCCGCGCTCGCGCGACCCGGCGGCTGTCACCACGACCTCGACCGCTGGACCATGCACGAGATCGATCGCACCGAGAGCTTCGGCGCCGTACTGAATGCGCTGGTCGCCGCGGCGCCGCTGCTGGGCCTGCTGGGGACGGTCGCGGGCATGATCGAGACCTTCGCGTCGATGCACGGCAGCCACCACCACAGCGACGAGAGCGTGGCCGGCGGCATCTCGATCGCCCTGGTCACGACCCAGCTGGGGCTCGCGATCGGCATCCCCGGGCTCATCGCGGCGCGCCTGCTCGATCGCCTGGCGGCCCGACGTCGTCGCGAGCTGCAGGCCACGCGCGCGCTGCTGGCCGCGCGCTTCGACGAGGGTCGCGCGTCATGA
- a CDS encoding biopolymer transporter ExbD codes for MRLGQLAEETREGSALDITPLIDIVFILLIFFVVTTTFVHDLGIDVERPQASTAREQPSEIVRVAVSERGEVTVDARPTSSWRIEAEVRDRLTGARDGAVLLVADKGVHAETLVSVMDACRRAGASSVALAVEAGASP; via the coding sequence ATGAGGCTCGGTCAGCTCGCCGAGGAGACCCGCGAGGGCAGCGCGCTCGACATCACGCCGCTCATCGACATCGTCTTCATCCTGCTGATCTTCTTCGTGGTCACGACCACGTTCGTCCACGACCTCGGCATCGATGTCGAGCGCCCACAAGCCAGCACCGCGCGCGAGCAGCCCAGCGAGATCGTGCGGGTCGCGGTCAGCGAGCGCGGCGAGGTCACCGTCGATGCGCGGCCCACCAGCAGCTGGCGCATCGAGGCCGAGGTCCGCGATCGGCTCACCGGCGCGCGCGATGGCGCGGTGCTGCTGGTCGCCGACAAGGGCGTGCACGCCGAGACGCTGGTGTCGGTGATGGATGCGTGCCGGCGCGCGGGTGCGTCGTCGGTCGCACTCGCGGTGGAAGCCGGTGCCTCACCATGA
- a CDS encoding TonB family protein produces MSALHRTVARVAIALAIGVLATSLSLVGVARMARERPEAPAREPAAALVIEVMAPPTPESPPELALPQPSPQALAPQPSPLPQPALEPPALPSLSRDALAGDASALPGLALGPAGGAAGLGAALPGTRPTRDDDDDAPDTPARPIARPAPSYPRDAQRAGIEGAVVVRLHVDARGRVDDVVVVRATPPEVFDAVALRTARSYRFEPARKHGRAVSSTIEQRIVFRLRR; encoded by the coding sequence ATGAGCGCGCTGCATCGCACCGTGGCCCGCGTCGCGATCGCGCTTGCGATCGGCGTGCTCGCGACCTCGTTGTCGTTGGTCGGCGTGGCCCGCATGGCGCGGGAGCGCCCCGAAGCCCCTGCGCGCGAGCCCGCCGCAGCGCTGGTGATCGAGGTCATGGCTCCACCGACGCCCGAGTCGCCGCCGGAGCTGGCGCTGCCGCAGCCGAGCCCGCAGGCCCTCGCACCGCAGCCGAGCCCGCTGCCGCAGCCCGCCCTCGAGCCGCCCGCGTTGCCGTCGCTATCGCGCGATGCCCTCGCCGGTGACGCCAGCGCGCTGCCGGGCCTCGCACTGGGGCCGGCCGGCGGCGCCGCGGGGTTGGGCGCCGCGCTGCCCGGCACCCGCCCGACCCGCGACGACGACGATGACGCACCCGACACCCCCGCGCGGCCGATCGCACGCCCGGCGCCGAGCTATCCCCGCGATGCCCAGCGAGCGGGCATCGAAGGCGCGGTGGTCGTGCGCCTGCACGTCGACGCACGCGGTCGCGTCGACGACGTCGTGGTGGTGCGCGCGACCCCACCCGAGGTCTTCGACGCCGTCGCGCTGCGAACCGCCCGCAGCTATCGCTTCGAGCCCGCGCGCAAGCACGGCCGTGCGGTCTCCAGCACCATCGAGCAACGCATCGTGTTCAGGCTCCGGCGATGA